A region from the Polaribacter sp. Hel1_33_78 genome encodes:
- a CDS encoding sodium-translocating pyrophosphatase, with translation MESMMIWMPIAMALLGLAYMVVKKSWVMKQDAGDGKMKEISDHIYEGALAFLKAEYRLLAIFVLGASIVLAGVSFVVESTHILIVIAFVIGAIFSAFAGNMGMKIATKTNVRTTQAAKTSLPNALKVSFGGGTVMGLGVAGLAVLGLTAFFIIFYHMFMGGVWTNTSDMTMVLETLAGFSLGAESIALFARVGGGIYTKAADVGADLAGKVQADIPEDDPRNPATIADNVGDNVGDVAGMGADLFGSYVATVLAAMVLGNYVIKDMGGSITDAFGGIGPILLPMSIAGVGIIISLIGTLLVKISSNDAKEADVQKALNIGNWASIIMVAVACYGLVTWMLPETMKMDFFGEGPQDISSMRVFYACLVGLVVGAGISAFTEYYTGLGSKPILKIVQQSSTGAGTNIIAGLATGMISTFSSVLLFAAAIWASYALAGFYGVALAASAMMATTAMQLAIDAFGPIADNAGGIAEMSEQDPIVRERTDILDAVGNTTAATGKGFAIASAALTSLALFAAYVTFTGIDGINIFKAPVLAMLFVGGMVPVVFSALAMNAVGKAAMEMVNEVVRQFKEIPGIMEGTGKPEYDKCVAISTKASLKEMMLPGILTIGFPIAVVLIGKLVYQENNMLVAEMLGGYMAGVTVSGVLWAIFQNNAGGAWDNAKKSFEAGVEINGVMTYKGSEAHKAAVTGDTVGDPFKDTSGPSMNILIKLTCLIGLVIAPILGGHADAKPHAEEIKKELKVEIKQTSGDLAMATITTTKTIGGEVTEEIQKIEGTVAEIEKKANEAGKITSTNIETSKHKIKEVKMVVKSQE, from the coding sequence ATGGAATCAATGATGATTTGGATGCCAATTGCAATGGCTTTATTAGGCTTAGCATATATGGTAGTAAAGAAATCCTGGGTAATGAAGCAAGATGCAGGTGATGGAAAAATGAAAGAAATTTCGGATCATATTTATGAAGGTGCTTTAGCATTCTTAAAAGCCGAATATCGATTACTAGCAATTTTTGTACTTGGAGCAAGTATTGTTTTAGCTGGTGTTTCTTTTGTGGTTGAATCAACTCACATTCTTATCGTAATCGCCTTTGTTATTGGTGCTATATTTTCTGCTTTTGCAGGAAACATGGGTATGAAAATTGCAACCAAAACAAATGTAAGAACAACGCAAGCTGCAAAAACTAGTTTACCGAATGCATTAAAAGTTTCTTTTGGTGGTGGTACAGTTATGGGCCTTGGAGTTGCCGGTTTAGCGGTATTAGGTTTAACAGCATTCTTTATTATATTCTATCACATGTTTATGGGTGGTGTTTGGACAAACACTAGCGATATGACAATGGTATTAGAAACATTAGCAGGCTTCTCCTTGGGAGCTGAATCTATCGCATTATTTGCTAGAGTTGGTGGAGGTATTTATACTAAAGCTGCCGATGTTGGAGCTGATTTAGCGGGTAAAGTACAAGCAGACATTCCTGAAGATGATCCAAGAAACCCAGCAACTATCGCTGATAATGTTGGAGATAATGTTGGAGATGTTGCAGGTATGGGCGCAGATTTATTTGGTTCTTATGTAGCTACCGTTTTAGCCGCTATGGTTCTAGGAAACTATGTAATTAAGGATATGGGGGGAAGTATTACCGACGCTTTTGGCGGAATTGGACCCATTTTACTACCCATGTCTATTGCCGGTGTAGGAATTATCATTTCTCTTATCGGAACCCTTTTGGTTAAAATTTCATCTAACGATGCAAAAGAAGCGGATGTGCAAAAAGCATTAAATATCGGAAACTGGGCATCAATAATAATGGTAGCCGTGGCCTGTTATGGTTTAGTAACTTGGATGTTACCAGAAACAATGAAAATGGATTTCTTTGGAGAAGGTCCTCAAGATATCTCTTCAATGAGAGTATTCTATGCTTGTTTAGTTGGTTTAGTTGTGGGTGCTGGAATCTCAGCATTTACAGAATACTACACAGGATTGGGTTCAAAACCAATTTTAAAAATTGTACAACAATCTAGCACTGGAGCAGGAACAAATATTATAGCTGGTTTAGCTACGGGTATGATTTCTACATTCTCCTCTGTATTATTATTTGCTGCTGCAATATGGGCATCATATGCTTTGGCTGGATTTTATGGAGTTGCTTTAGCGGCTTCTGCAATGATGGCAACAACGGCTATGCAATTAGCGATTGATGCTTTTGGACCAATTGCCGATAATGCTGGTGGTATTGCTGAAATGAGTGAGCAAGATCCAATTGTTAGAGAAAGAACAGATATTTTAGATGCGGTTGGTAATACAACTGCTGCAACTGGTAAAGGTTTTGCTATTGCATCTGCTGCATTAACATCGTTGGCTTTATTTGCGGCGTATGTAACCTTTACAGGTATAGACGGAATTAATATTTTTAAAGCTCCCGTATTAGCAATGCTATTTGTGGGTGGAATGGTTCCTGTGGTATTCTCTGCTCTAGCAATGAATGCTGTAGGTAAAGCTGCCATGGAAATGGTAAATGAAGTTGTAAGACAGTTTAAAGAAATTCCTGGAATTATGGAAGGAACTGGAAAACCAGAATATGATAAATGTGTAGCTATTTCTACAAAAGCATCTTTAAAGGAAATGATGTTACCAGGCATCTTAACAATTGGTTTCCCAATAGCGGTCGTATTAATAGGTAAATTAGTTTACCAAGAGAACAATATGTTGGTTGCTGAAATGCTAGGTGGTTATATGGCTGGTGTTACTGTTTCTGGTGTACTTTGGGCTATTTTCCAAAATAATGCTGGTGGTGCGTGGGACAATGCTAAAAAATCTTTTGAAGCTGGTGTTGAAATTAATGGAGTAATGACCTATAAAGGTTCTGAAGCGCATAAAGCTGCTGTAACTGGTGATACTGTTGGAGATCCATTTAAAGATACTTCTGGACCATCAATGAATATCTTAATTAAACTTACCTGTTTAATTGGATTGGTAATTGCGCCAATTTTAGGAGGACATGCTGATGCAAAACCTCATGCTGAAGAAATTAAAAAAGAATTAAAAGTTGAAATAAAACAAACTTCTGGAGATTTAGCAATGGCCACAATTACAACGACTAAAACTATCGGTGGTGAAGTAACTGAAGAAATTCAAAAAATTGAAGGAACTGTTGCAGAAATAGAAAAGAAAGCGAATGAAGCTGGAAAAATTACTTCTACTAATATAGAGACTTCAAAGCATAAAATAAAAGAAGTAAAAATGGTTGTAAAATCACAAGAATAA